From Spea bombifrons isolate aSpeBom1 chromosome 6, aSpeBom1.2.pri, whole genome shotgun sequence, a single genomic window includes:
- the LOC128500221 gene encoding coiled-coil domain-containing protein 190-like, whose protein sequence is MQRSRHLGNNADKQWETERRDARRAAVRLNHGLNEIEEAQLYHVNNMTKEQKRLQMDLVKMKQATAKNKTTKCVPPGKSPLYPPNSGGRGKLSRHDKNESKNTVSTPEGIVVASGSSMTLQMRINDFMDGVSRKDNLQSSPSVQGPTAEPPESDINVTDVENAMAKRLSISGSINEVQNSSEFNDKTKGLTIKSSTQETIPKSAYFNAPPSKSRRGSLFKEKYIFDEETFAPDGGLRTLHTMPDLMVSLKEAKKARYIRHRHKLDSEKELSVHEVFQKDHNKDNDTNKN, encoded by the exons ATGCAGCGCTCCAGACATCTTGGTAACAATGCAGACAAGCAGTGGGAGACTGAGAGACGAGATGCCAGAAGAGCAGCAGTCCGACTTAACCATGGGCTCAATGAGATAGAAGAAGCCCAACTTTATCATGTCAACAATATGACCAAGGAGCAGAAAAGACTCCAAATGGATCTTGTCAAGATGAAACAAG CTACGGCTAAGAACAAAACTACCAAATGTGTACCCCCTGGAAAATCTCCATTATATCCACCTAATTCTGGGGGCAGAGGAAAACTTTCCAGACATGACAAGAATGAAAG CAAAAACACAGTATCTACTCCAGAAGGAATAGTGGTGGCATCTGGCTCATCCATGACTCTTCAAATGCGAATAAATGACTTCATGGATGGAGTAAGCAGAAAGGATAACCTGCAGTCATCCCCATCTGTCCAAGGGCCAACAGCTGAACCTCCAGAGTCTGATATCAATGTAACAGATGTAGAAAATGCTATGGCAAAAAGACTGAGTATTTCTGGATCCATTAATGAAGTTCAAAATTCATCAGAATTCAATGACAAAACAAAAGGCTTAACTATTAAATCTTCAACTCAAGAAACAATTCCAAAATCAGCATATTTCAATGCACCACCATCAAAGTCAAGACGGGGTTCccttttcaaagaaaagtacATCTTTGATGAAGAAACATTTGCACCTGATGGAGGTCTCCGGACACTCCATACAATGCCCGATTTGATGGTTTCTCTCAAGGAAGCTAAAAAGGCAAGGTATATTCGACACAGACACAAACTGGACTCAGAGAAGGAGCTCAGTGTGCACGAGGTATTCCAGAAGGATCATAATAAGGAtaatgatacaaataaaaattaa